In bacterium, the following proteins share a genomic window:
- a CDS encoding glutamine synthetase beta-grasp domain-containing protein, whose amino-acid sequence MINFLNDHPEVKFRRFLFVNVLRRPLNFTKPSKEIEDTFKKGKGFDGSSVEGFARIREFDSVFVPDPRSFRVLPWKHELGSETWCKSLMFGNIYDANGDGFNGDSRFILIKALEDRQGT is encoded by the coding sequence GTGATCAATTTTCTCAATGATCATCCCGAGGTCAAGTTCCGTAGATTTCTTTTTGTAAATGTTCTCCGCAGGCCTCTAAACTTTACTAAACCCTCAAAAGAAATTGAAGATACCTTTAAAAAGGGAAAAGGCTTTGATGGAAGCTCGGTTGAAGGCTTTGCAAGAATTCGTGAATTTGACTCAGTTTTTGTACCTGATCCCAGAAGCTTTAGGGTATTACCTTGGAAGCATGAACTTGGCAGTGAGACCTGGTGTAAATCTTTGATGTTTGGTAACATTTACGATGCCAATGGGGACGGGTTTAACGGTGATTCAAGGTTTATATTAATCAAAGCTCTTGAAGATAGGCAAGGAACTTAA
- the thiC gene encoding phosphomethylpyrimidine synthase ThiC, with translation MGETLIETLKSGKIPEKFIEICKKEKVDPKLMSQEVVSGTAVVVGYRTGRNPFILSNFVRTKVNANIGTSTNRSSLPEELEKLRAALDAGADAVMDLSLSEDLKIIRKKILENSTVPVGTVPIYEAATQARIKRGAVVRLDVEEIFDILEQQMEEGVDFMTIHAGVTRELVMKLKENPRLEGIVSRGGAILSAYIKTYNRENPLFEHFDRLLKLARKYDVVLSLGDGMRPGAIKDAGDYFEVGEQKVLGELVLKAREAGVMTIVEGPGHVPLHKVKEAVERMKKLNYGAPLYLLGPVVTDIAPGFDHITGAIGGAIAAWSGVEFLCYVTPAEHLGLPTAEDVKLGVIAARIAGHAADIAKGIKDADKWDEEMSKARKELNWDTMMALSIHPETSRRLRVEKSGEGLCTMCGEYCVFLINKD, from the coding sequence ATGGGGGAGACTTTAATTGAAACACTAAAATCTGGTAAAATCCCAGAAAAGTTCATAGAAATCTGTAAAAAAGAGAAGGTAGACCCAAAGCTGATGTCACAAGAAGTTGTCTCCGGTACAGCTGTCGTCGTCGGATACCGCACCGGAAGAAATCCTTTTATACTCTCAAACTTTGTTCGTACAAAAGTAAATGCTAACATCGGGACGAGCACGAATCGGTCAAGCCTTCCGGAAGAACTGGAAAAGCTCAGAGCTGCCTTAGATGCAGGTGCTGACGCAGTCATGGATCTTTCACTGTCAGAGGACTTAAAAATTATTAGAAAGAAAATACTCGAAAATTCTACTGTGCCAGTGGGAACCGTGCCCATCTATGAGGCTGCAACACAGGCAAGAATTAAGCGAGGTGCAGTCGTAAGGCTTGATGTGGAGGAGATTTTCGATATCCTTGAACAGCAAATGGAAGAAGGCGTTGACTTTATGACCATACACGCAGGGGTAACAAGAGAACTTGTTATGAAACTGAAAGAAAACCCAAGACTGGAAGGTATCGTCTCCCGAGGGGGTGCAATACTTTCTGCCTATATCAAAACCTACAATAGAGAAAACCCACTCTTTGAACATTTCGATCGCCTGCTGAAATTAGCCAGAAAGTACGATGTCGTACTTTCCCTCGGCGATGGTATGAGGCCCGGCGCAATAAAGGATGCAGGAGATTACTTCGAGGTGGGAGAGCAGAAAGTTCTCGGAGAACTGGTTCTTAAGGCGAGAGAAGCAGGGGTTATGACCATCGTTGAGGGTCCCGGGCATGTTCCTCTTCATAAAGTCAAGGAAGCAGTGGAAAGAATGAAAAAATTAAACTACGGAGCTCCTCTTTACCTCCTTGGACCAGTTGTGACAGACATAGCACCAGGGTTTGACCACATCACTGGCGCAATAGGTGGTGCCATCGCTGCCTGGTCGGGCGTTGAATTCCTCTGTTATGTAACTCCTGCCGAGCATCTCGGACTTCCAACAGCAGAAGACGTAAAACTGGGCGTAATTGCTGCAAGGATTGCGGGGCACGCTGCTGACATTGCAAAGGGAATCAAGGATGCCGATAAATGGGATGAGGAAATGTCAAAAGCAAGAAAAGAACTGAACTGGGATACCATGATGGCTCTATCTATTCATCCAGAAACCTCAAGGA